Proteins from one Impatiens glandulifera chromosome 2, dImpGla2.1, whole genome shotgun sequence genomic window:
- the LOC124924911 gene encoding agamous-like MADS-box protein AGL80 yields the protein MTRRKVQLSFIANNSARKSTLKKRKLGLVKKMHEITTLCGVEGCVIINDDNDPQPTVWPSEAGARRTIERFRSLLIDDQNKRMVNQESFTKQRLEKIEEKLKKQRRENREKEVTQKMYQSMCDGPLVVASTLNANECEEVINMLSRHIMEMNIAMETLRGEASSSNSNSLP from the coding sequence ATGACCAGGAGAAAGGTGCAACTTTCCTTCATTGCCAATAACAGTGCAAGGAAATCTACACTCAAGAAAAGGAAGCTTGGCTTGGTCAAGAAGATGCACGAAATAACCACCCTATGTGGGGTTGAGGGGTGTGTCATCATAAATGACGACAATGACCCTCAACCAACGGTTTGGCCCTCGGAGGCAGGTGCTCGAAGGACTATCGAGAGGTTTAGAAGCCTTCTGATAGATGACCAAAACAAGAGGATGGTGAATCAGGAGAGTTTCACCAAACAGAGGCTGGAGAAGATTGAAGAGAAGCTGAAGAAGCAGAGGAGAGAAAACCGGGAGAAGGAGGTCACACAAAAAATGTACCAAAGCATGTGTGACGGACCGTTGGTCGTGGCCTCCACTCTCAATGCAAATGAGTGTGAGGAGGTGATCAACATGCTGAGCCGACACATCATGGAAATGAACATCGCCATGGAGACACTCCGTGGCGAGGCTTCGtcttccaattccaattccctcCCGTAG
- the LOC124924912 gene encoding agamous-like MADS-box protein AGL80, translating into MSRSNEKYAFISNDHVRKITFKTRKGGLIKKMYELSTLCGIEGCVIITNKDDPQPIVWPSVEDARKTVERFRSLPEHEQTRWMVNQESFTNQRLKKIEEKLMKLRCENRDKEITQKIYQSMCENPMNVASKLNAKECEEIVNMLNRHIIEMKLIMESREGSSSNLLSQDNGVGETGPRFP; encoded by the coding sequence ATGTCTAGAAGCAATGAGAAATATGCATTCATTTCCAATGATCATGTAAGGAAAATTACATTCAAGACTAGGAAGGGTGGCTTGATTAAGAAGATGTACGAACTATCCACCCTATGTGGAATCGAGGGGTGTGTCATCATAACTAACAAGGATGATCCCCAACCAATAGTTTGGCCCTCGGTGGAAGATGCTCGAAAGACTGTCGAAAGGTTCAGGAGCCTTCCGGAGCATGAGCAAACGAGGTGGATGGTGAACCAAGAGAGCTTCACTAATCAAAGACtcaagaagattgaagagaagCTGATGAAGCTGAGATGTGAAAACCGGGACAAAGAGATCACACAAAAAATTTACCAAAGTATGTGCGAAAACCCTATGAACGTGGCTTCGAAACTCAATGCAAAAGAGTGCGAAGAGATAGTTAATATGCTTAACCGACACATAATAGAAATGAAGTTAATTATGGAGTCAAGGGAGGGTTCGTCTTCCAATCTCCTTTCACAAGACAATGGAGTTGGCGAAACTGGTCCCCGTTTCCCTTAA
- the LOC124924913 gene encoding protein PALE CRESS, chloroplastic-like, translating into MPLLWDDDDNLKLLRINQEISTITTCKCAVEISLLPHTFSLFSTRSQLASVAALPPSKANSRSSTVVLRCKKLEDRDLEGLPKEFYDDEWQARQREKTKEFHKKRQEEDDEEERKVDEFPEIAMRLKDYPEEDVRKARLLVASFIRAAEEVEEKIEEAAEKGELNELILMVIWNRLDLARRDDEKDAIRSLDLLYRRVETEILKREASTSMRLLNDLLNMHDGFDDEGWLKDCRKSMIETFPREDPFSILVPAGFDIDQHKGPMRPTAEMDNILLRADFIREVNELLQEVRLEETERGEVGRGGMDAESVANRMKQQEKQRTIRQVEALLDLAVNLKW; encoded by the exons ATGCCCCTTCTTTGGGATGATGATGACAATTTGAAG CTCTTAAGAATCAATCAAGAAATTTCAACAATCACTACTTGCAAGTGTGCTGTAGAAATTTCTCTCCTACCTCAcactttttctctcttctcGACGAGGAGCCAATTAGCATCTGTAGCAGCACTCCCTCCTAGTAAGGCCAATTCACGTTCTAGCACAG TTGTACTCAGGTGCAAGAAATTAGAAGATCGAGACCTTGAAGGGCTCCCTAAAGAATTCTATGACGAT GAATGGCAAGCGCGGCAAAGAGAGAAGACAAAGGAATTTCATAAAAAGCGTCAAGAGGAAGACGACGAGGAGGAAAGGAAGGTGGATGAATTTCCTGAAATCGCTATGCGTTTGAAAGACTATCCAGAAGAAGATGTTCGAAAAGCAAGGCTATTGGTTGCAAGCTTCATTAGAGCTGCTGAAGAAGTGGAAGAG AAAATTGAGGAAGCTGCTGAAAAGGGAGAACTTAATGAACTTATTCTAATGGTCATATGGAACCGCCTTGATCTTGCTCGACGTGAT GATGAGAAAGATGCAATCAGAAGCCTTGATCTCTTATATAGACGAGTTGAG ACAGAGATTTTGAAACGGGAAGCTTCCACGAGTATGAGATTGTTGAATGAtcttctcaatatgcatgaTGGATTTGATGATGAAGGCTGGCTGAAGGATTGTAGAAAAAGTATGATTGAAACCTTTCCTCGTGAGGACCCATTCAGCATTCTCGTTCCAGCAGGCTTTGACATTGATCAG CACAAAGGGCCAATGAGACCAACGGCAGAAATGGACAATATACTCCTTAGGGCAGATTTTATAAGGGAGGTAAACGAGTTGCTTCAAGAAGTGCGGTTAGAGGAAACCGAAAGAGGTGAGGTTGGGAGAGGAGGAATGGATGCAGAATCTGTTGCTAACAGGATGAAGCAACAAGAGAAACAGAGAACTATTAGACAGGTAGAAGCTCTTTTAGATCTTGCAGTCAACTTGAAATGGTAG
- the LOC124924914 gene encoding F-box/kelch-repeat protein At3g23880-like, producing the protein MDVQTDPMNRESKRGNFIQTSSSSAAAADLITLVRSLPPEIITEILSRLPVKSLLRCRCVSISWNALIADPIFVKKHLKASQNEEQLLIRYSQWVRTSDVKSVYISDVLNEEFPTELSLNFPKKYSKSDIWIIGSCNGLVCVVIDQAKILLWNPSTRESKKLPSCGYKERASRFIAYGFGYDERNSDYKVIVINCKSTNFTGPFSTQIKIYGLKSGSWRKVKNYPQFCPLGDMGMFVNGTLHWGASIDTGINSYQSILTFDMSEETFSEISQPCFGESVLDSVIWVLNGCLCMLINYHDERKFDLWIMKDYGKTESWTKLFSLPFPEGRMNFQFTPLYITKKNEILMLFGKQLVLFHVENKVITISYPGLKNAHKRCLEALTYTESLVSPFQ; encoded by the coding sequence ATGGACGTCCAAACCGATCCTATGAATCGAGAGAGTAAGCGGGGCAATTTTATTCAAACAAGTTCttcttccgccgccgccgccgattTAATCACCCTCGTTAGGTCCCTGCCTCCAGAAATTATTACAGAAATTTTAAGCAGACTTCCAGTCAAATCACTTCTCCGATGCAGGTGCGTCTCCATATCTTGGAATGCTTTGATTGCTGATCCCATATTCGTGAAGAAGCATCTCAAAGCTTCCCAGAATGAAGAACAGCTTCTTATCAGATATTCTCAATGGGTTCGTACTAGTGATGTGAAATCTGTTTACATCTCAGATGTTCTGAATGAAGAGTTTCCAACTGAACTTTCATTAAATTTTCCAAAGAAATACTCAAAATCTGATATATGGATCATTGGCTCATGTAATGGGCTAGTTTGTGTAGTTATTGATCAAGCTAAGATACTTTTATGGAATCCATCAACTAGGGAATCCAAGAAACTTCCCAGTTGCGGTTATAAAGAGCGTGCAAGTCGGTTTATTGCATATGGGTTTGGCTATGATGAACGTAATTCCGACTACAAGGTGATCGTTATTAACTGTAAATCAACAAATTTCACTGGCCCTTTCTCAACTCAAATAAAGATTTACGGGTTGAAGAGTGGTTCATGGAGGAAGGTTAAGAATTACCCTCAATTCTGTCCGTTGGGTGATATGGGAATGTTTGTGAATGGAACACTTCACTGGGGAGCAAGTATTGATACAGGGATCAATAGTTATCAGAGTATCCTTACTTTCGATATGTCCGAAGAAACCTTTTCTGAAATATCACAACCCTGTTTTGGGGAATCGGTTTTGGATTCTGTGATATGGGTTTTAAATGGATGCCTCTGTATGCTAATTAACTATCATGATGAGAGGAAATTTGACTTATGGATAATGAAAGATTATGGAAAAACTGAATCTTGGACTAAGTTGTTTTCATTACCCTTTCCAGAGGGTCGAATGAATTTTCAGTTTACACCATTGTATATTACCAAGAAAAATGAAATCCTTATGTTGTTTGGAAAACAATTGGTGCTGTTTCATGTGGAGAATAAAGTGATCACAATTTCTTATCCTGGCCTTAAAAATGCACACAAACGTTGCCTTGAAGCTCTCACTTATACGGAGAGCCTAGTCTCGCCTTTTCAATGA